TATTTTAAGTGCAAATATTTAAGAACGTAATGTACTCACACGTATGTTGAAATTACAGTCAACACTTTTGCGACTATTAAACCCATAAGTCAATCGTGGTACTTACACAAAATCAATGATATTTGACACGCAGAAAAAGATGGTTTCGAGATTGTCATGATCTTGACCTTTTGGATATGGAGCACATTTTGTATAGCACTACAATGGGGGCAAAACGTCCCGTTGACTTCTCAAATCTTGATTTGGCATCAAAGCGAACGATAGTTGATGCGACATGGCCATTCACTAAAGACATAGTAACGCTCAACCGCTCAGACGGCTGACCATGATTATTCACACACTTATGAATCATAATCTTAGCCACTTCAACTGCATTAATAATCAATCCTCATATGTGACCACCACTTGCACAAAAACCTacataaaataatcattttaacaatgtcTCTTATTTTTTAACTTCAgttttatacatatatgtataaaatgaaaggTAAATGCAATCTATCTATAAAATACAACAGAAAAAGGTAAAAAGGGATTGAGTCAGATATGTGAAAAATGAGTCAAACGAATAAAAAACAACTTATTGCATTCGAGTAAGCACATGATCTTAGTGTTTCTATCAGAAAAAGGACATTGTAACAATTGTGTTTTTTGCAAATATATTAAAACAGatcaattatttatttatataactaaAAAAGTTCACCAATGTAATTGCACCTTTTAACATGTAGTAAAAGTTACCCTTTTAATTACACAAACCCATCTCAGTATTCCATTTTATATGAACAATTTATGTTGAGAAAATTTCTGTGTGAAGCAATTCTAGGTCATAGATCAGATAAAAATGAACAATAAAATTCAAGTAATTAAAGTATTTAGGAGAATATGAATATATACACTATAATTGAAGATCCGTATATTCTTCAAGGTGACTCGGTATGAGtcatactctatatgtgaatagcCTTCTATTAATATAGAGATATAACTGTTAAATATTCTATTTCTATGGCTTCAAGATAATCCTGAAAATATTATTCACATATAAATAAATTGAGAAGGGAGGGCAAAAACTTACAATTTGAGGTCACTACTTTGACTACTATATGAGAAGGTACTTTGTTGTCTTCTCAATGTTTATTTTAAAAAACTGTTGCTGCTCTGCATGAAGCTTAGGGATAACTGGTATAATGGACATTAATTACTTAATAATGGGTCATGGTGAAGTTCTTATTTGGGCAATTTTGGTTTCAAAGTAAAGCCTCATCTCAAACTAATTTTAACCCAAAAACACTTTTTATTCCCTTGTTAATTGTACACAAAATTGTATTCACAACCATCATTTATATATGATCATAAAACtatttgtataaaataaaattaataatcgaAACTTATTAACCTCATATGTTAGCTTCACCAATTGACCCGTTAAAAATAAAGCATACCCTTTTTCAAAATGCTTGTTATCACGTATAAAATTCAACACATTATCTAATTATGAGTATTTTGATAGGTTAATTCATATTACCTTGTCAGGAGTACTAACTCCACACACCAATCTTCAATTTCGACCCACTTATTTTAAGAAGTCGCCTGCATAATAACATAAAGCCTTTATCAAATATATTCCCATGACTTACAATATTCCTCTACATTACCCAGTTGACAGGTAATATGCATATCGCTCTCTCGTCAAACCATTTGAATCAAAATAAAAACCACACAATAGTTCTAAGCTTAAGAATCAAAGCCATGAATCCATTTAATGTTAGTTGTTATGAAAAGTAACCTAAGCAACAAAAATGCCAGCAATTAAACTTTTACCAAAGTAAAACAGGTTTAGATGACCTCTGTCCATCTTGGTTTCCCCACTTGTCATTAATAACCGACCTAATAATATTACCATCTGCACTGTATGGACTACTCACCGTGCAATGTCCAGAACCACTTTTTGTTCCGTGATCACCCATTTGATTTATCAGTTGATGAGAAATCGATGTTGATGCTATAACCTTGTAGTCTTCGTGGTTTTTAGTCCTTTTGCTCTGACCAATATCCTCGTTAATCAGATCGACTAAATGGGTTCGACCCATAATATTAACTGGTTGTGAGTTTCCCTCACCCATTTGATTTCTCTGATGAGAAATATATGGTGACGCTTTAACCTTGTAGTCTTTATGGGTGTTAGTACTCATGGCTATTGTATCGCTCTGACCAATGTCCTCGCTAGTCAGATCGATCAAATTGGGTCGACCCATAACATCTACTGGTCGTGAGTTTCCATCACCAATAACCGGTTGCGAGTCTTGTACCCTGATTACTGAAGTCTCTGCTACTCCAGACATGTGCCTTAACCTCTTATGACATATAGCAGGAATATTCAA
This genomic window from Rutidosis leptorrhynchoides isolate AG116_Rl617_1_P2 chromosome 2, CSIRO_AGI_Rlap_v1, whole genome shotgun sequence contains:
- the LOC139892322 gene encoding uncharacterized protein isoform X1 — its product is MIHNALYTFPIPFRMGFKNLRFKNLRDCEKTPRVCLGHLDERPKCPKLHQSVRDVVFGSGEILNLNIPAICHKRLRHMSGVAETSVIRVQDSQPVIGDGNSRPVDVMGRPNLIDLTSEDIGQSDTIAMSTNTHKDYKVKASPYISHQRNQMGEGNSQPVNIMGRTHLVDLINEDIGQSKRTKNHEDYKVIASTSISHQLINQMGDHGTKSGSGHCTATS
- the LOC139892322 gene encoding uncharacterized protein isoform X2; the encoded protein is MGFKNLRFKNLRDCEKTPRVCLGHLDERPKCPKLHQSVRDVVFGSGEILNLNIPAICHKRLRHMSGVAETSVIRVQDSQPVIGDGNSRPVDVMGRPNLIDLTSEDIGQSDTIAMSTNTHKDYKVKASPYISHQRNQMGEGNSQPVNIMGRTHLVDLINEDIGQSKRTKNHEDYKVIASTSISHQLINQMGDHGTKSGSGHCTATS